From the Streptococcus sp. 29887 genome, one window contains:
- the purB gene encoding adenylosuccinate lyase, translated as MINRYSRPEMAAIWSEENKYKAWLEVEILADEAWAELGEIPKEDVALIREKATFDIDRILEIEEETRHDVVAFTRAVSESLGEERKWVHYGLTSTDVVDTAYGYLYKQANDIIRRDLENFTNIIADKAREHKYTIMMGRTHGVHAEPTTFGLKLATWYSEMKRNMERFDVAAKGVEAGKISGAVGNFANIPPFVEEYVCGKLGIRPQEISTQVLPRDLHAEYFSALALIATSIERMATEIRGLQKSEQREVEEYFAKGQKGSSAMPHKRNPIGSENMTGLARVVRGHLVTAFENVALWHERDISHSSAERIITPDTTILINYMLNRFGNIVKNLTVFPENMKRNMESTFGLIYSQRVMLRLIEKGMTREEAYDLVQPKTAQSWDNQVDFKPLLEADERVTAKLSQEEIDELFNPDYYAKRVDDIFERLGL; from the coding sequence ATGATCAATCGTTATTCCCGCCCAGAGATGGCGGCTATTTGGAGTGAAGAGAACAAGTACAAGGCTTGGTTGGAAGTGGAAATCCTCGCTGATGAGGCCTGGGCTGAGTTGGGTGAGATTCCCAAGGAAGATGTGGCCTTGATTCGTGAGAAGGCGACTTTTGACATCGACCGCATTTTAGAGATTGAAGAGGAAACCCGTCACGATGTGGTGGCTTTCACGCGTGCGGTTTCGGAAAGTCTTGGTGAGGAACGCAAGTGGGTCCACTACGGTCTGACATCGACCGACGTGGTGGATACGGCTTACGGCTACCTCTACAAGCAGGCCAACGACATCATCCGTCGTGACCTTGAAAACTTTACCAATATCATCGCTGACAAGGCGCGTGAGCACAAGTACACCATTATGATGGGGCGGACCCACGGTGTTCATGCGGAGCCAACGACTTTTGGTTTGAAACTGGCGACTTGGTATAGCGAAATGAAACGCAACATGGAGCGTTTTGATGTGGCGGCCAAGGGCGTTGAAGCTGGTAAAATTTCAGGTGCGGTTGGTAACTTTGCCAATATTCCTCCCTTTGTGGAAGAGTATGTTTGTGGCAAATTAGGCATTCGTCCGCAGGAAATTTCGACCCAGGTCCTACCTCGCGACCTCCACGCAGAATATTTCTCAGCCCTAGCCTTGATTGCAACATCTATCGAGCGTATGGCGACAGAAATCCGTGGGCTACAAAAATCTGAACAACGTGAAGTCGAAGAGTATTTCGCCAAAGGCCAAAAGGGCAGCTCTGCTATGCCCCATAAACGCAACCCTATCGGCTCTGAAAATATGACCGGTCTGGCTCGCGTGGTGCGTGGTCACTTGGTGACGGCTTTTGAGAATGTGGCTCTCTGGCACGAACGTGATATTTCCCACTCGTCAGCGGAGCGGATTATCACGCCTGATACGACTATCCTCATCAACTATATGCTCAACCGTTTTGGCAATATCGTCAAGAACTTGACGGTCTTCCCTGAAAATATGAAACGCAATATGGAGTCAACTTTTGGCTTGATTTACAGTCAGCGTGTCATGCTCAGATTGATTGAAAAAGGCATGACCCGTGAGGAAGCCTATGATTTGGTGCAACCAAAAACTGCGCAGTCATGGGATAATCAAGTGGACTTCAAGCCCCTTCTCGAAGCAGATGAGCGCGTGACAGCTAAACTCAGCCAGGAAGAAATCGATGAACTCTTCAACCCAGACTACTATGCCAAACGGGTGGATGACATCTTTGAACGACTTGGATTATAA
- the purK gene encoding 5-(carboxyamino)imidazole ribonucleotide synthase, whose protein sequence is MTSSKTIGIIGGGQLGQMMAISAIYMGHKVITLDPAADCPASKVSEVIVAPYHDVAALKQLAERCDVLTYEFENVDADGLDAVIKDGQLPQGTDLLRISQNRIFEKDFLAKKVGVQVAPYKVVTSSLDLEGLNLSKRYVLKTATGGYDGHGQVVIKSAASVLMANKLANSAECVLEEFVNFDLEISVLVSGNGSDYTVFPVQENIHRNNILYKTIVPARISDELAEKAKTMALQIADKLHLAGTLCVEMFVAGQDILVNEIAPRPHNSGHYSIEACDFSQFDTHIRGILGESLPPIRLLSPAVMINVLGQDMEVAQTFLQENPTAHPHFYGKLEAKHNRKMGHVTVLTDDVEVEL, encoded by the coding sequence ATGACCTCATCTAAAACAATCGGAATTATCGGCGGCGGTCAGCTGGGTCAGATGATGGCTATTTCCGCCATTTACATGGGCCATAAGGTGATCACGCTGGATCCCGCGGCGGATTGCCCAGCCTCCAAGGTCAGCGAGGTCATCGTCGCTCCCTATCACGATGTGGCGGCCCTCAAACAGTTGGCGGAGCGGTGCGATGTCCTGACCTACGAGTTTGAAAATGTCGATGCCGACGGACTGGACGCGGTCATCAAGGACGGTCAGCTCCCTCAGGGGACAGATCTCCTCCGCATTTCCCAGAACCGCATTTTTGAGAAGGATTTTTTGGCGAAAAAAGTCGGTGTACAGGTCGCACCTTATAAGGTCGTTACCTCCAGCCTAGATTTAGAAGGACTTAATCTTTCGAAACGATATGTGCTTAAGACAGCTACTGGAGGTTATGATGGTCATGGGCAAGTAGTGATAAAGTCGGCTGCGTCAGTCCTAATGGCGAACAAGTTAGCCAACTCTGCCGAGTGTGTCTTGGAAGAGTTTGTGAATTTTGACCTGGAAATCTCCGTCCTTGTGTCTGGGAATGGCTCCGACTACACCGTCTTTCCTGTACAGGAAAATATCCACCGCAATAATATTCTTTACAAAACTATCGTGCCTGCCCGTATTTCTGATGAACTTGCTGAAAAAGCCAAAACCATGGCCCTACAAATCGCAGACAAGCTCCATTTGGCAGGCACCCTCTGTGTTGAAATGTTTGTGGCAGGGCAGGATATTCTGGTCAACGAAATCGCCCCTCGCCCACATAATTCGGGGCATTATTCTATTGAGGCCTGCGATTTTTCACAGTTTGATACCCATATCCGAGGCATTCTCGGGGAGTCTCTACCCCCTATCCGCCTGCTCTCTCCAGCTGTCATGATTAACGTTTTGGGACAAGATATGGAAGTAGCTCAAACCTTTCTTCAAGAAAACCCTACCGCCCATCCCCACTTTTATGGTAAACTAGAAGCAAAGCACAATCGCAAAATGGGACACGTGACGGTGTTGACGGATGATGTTGAGGTGGAGTTGTAG
- the purH gene encoding bifunctional phosphoribosylaminoimidazolecarboxamide formyltransferase/IMP cyclohydrolase, which yields MTKRALISVSDKNGIVEFAQELTKLGWEIISTGGTKVALDQAGVTTIAIDDVTGFPEMMDGRVKTLHPKIHGGLLARRDVDSHLQAAKDHEIGLIDLVVVNLYPFKETILRPDVTYDLAVENIDIGGPSMLRSAAKNHASVTVVVDPADYPTVLGEIVEQGQTIYSTRQRLAAKVFRHTAAYDALIADYFTKQVGEDKPEKLTLTYDLNQPMRYGENPQQNADFYQNALPTAYSIAAAKQLNGKELSFNNIRDADAAIRIIRDFKDRPTVVALKHMNPCGIGQAGTIEQAWDYAYEADPVSIFGGIVVLNREVDAATAEKMHPIFLEIIIAPSYSAEALAILTNKKKNLRILELAFDAQDASEVEKEFTGVVGGLLVQDQDVVVESPADWQVVTERQPSEQEWAAMEFAWKSSKYVKSNGIIITNDKMTLGVGPGQTNRVASVRIAIEQAKDRLEGAVLASDAFFPFADNVEEIASAGIKAIIQPGGSVRDQDSIDMANKYGLTMVFTGVRHFRH from the coding sequence ATGACAAAACGCGCACTAATTAGCGTATCAGATAAAAATGGTATTGTAGAATTTGCCCAAGAATTGACCAAGCTTGGTTGGGAAATCATTTCGACAGGAGGCACAAAGGTTGCCTTGGATCAGGCAGGCGTAACGACTATCGCCATTGACGATGTGACTGGTTTTCCTGAGATGATGGACGGCCGTGTTAAGACGCTTCATCCCAAAATCCATGGTGGTTTGCTGGCTCGTCGGGATGTGGACAGCCACTTGCAAGCAGCCAAGGACCATGAAATCGGCTTGATTGATTTGGTAGTGGTTAACCTCTATCCTTTTAAGGAAACGATTCTACGACCAGACGTGACTTACGACTTGGCGGTGGAGAACATCGACATCGGCGGTCCGTCCATGTTGCGTTCTGCGGCTAAAAACCACGCCAGCGTAACGGTTGTGGTGGATCCGGCAGATTATCCGACGGTTTTAGGGGAAATAGTAGAGCAGGGTCAGACAATCTACTCAACGCGTCAGCGGTTGGCTGCTAAGGTTTTTCGTCATACCGCAGCCTATGACGCCTTGATTGCAGATTACTTCACTAAGCAAGTTGGCGAAGACAAGCCTGAAAAACTCACACTTACCTATGATCTCAATCAGCCAATGCGTTACGGAGAAAATCCTCAACAGAATGCGGATTTCTACCAAAATGCCCTGCCGACAGCTTACTCGATTGCAGCTGCTAAACAGCTAAACGGTAAGGAATTGTCCTTCAATAATATTCGTGATGCGGATGCGGCCATCCGTATTATCCGTGATTTCAAGGATCGACCAACTGTTGTGGCTCTCAAACACATGAACCCTTGTGGTATCGGTCAGGCAGGGACGATTGAGCAGGCTTGGGATTATGCTTATGAGGCTGACCCAGTATCCATTTTCGGAGGCATTGTCGTGCTGAATAGGGAAGTGGATGCTGCGACGGCTGAAAAGATGCACCCGATTTTCTTAGAAATCATCATCGCACCGAGCTACTCGGCAGAAGCGCTAGCGATTTTGACCAATAAAAAGAAAAATCTTCGGATTTTGGAGTTGGCCTTTGACGCACAGGATGCAAGCGAAGTTGAAAAAGAGTTTACAGGCGTTGTCGGCGGGCTTTTGGTGCAGGATCAGGACGTGGTGGTGGAAAGCCCAGCGGACTGGCAGGTGGTGACCGAGCGTCAACCGTCCGAGCAAGAGTGGGCGGCTATGGAGTTTGCTTGGAAGTCCTCCAAGTATGTCAAGTCCAACGGCATCATCATCACCAATGACAAGATGACCTTGGGCGTGGGACCGGGACAAACCAATCGTGTGGCATCCGTCCGCATCGCTATCGAGCAAGCAAAGGATCGTTTAGAGGGAGCTGTTTTGGCGTCGGACGCCTTCTTCCCCTTTGCTGATAACGTGGAAGAAATCGCATCCGCAGGCATCAAGGCTATCATTCAGCCAGGTGGCTCTGTCCGCGACCAAGACTCTATTGACATGGCCAACAAGTACGGCTTGACCATGGTCTTTACAGGAGTAAGACATTTTAGACATTGA
- the purE gene encoding 5-(carboxyamino)imidazole ribonucleotide mutase, producing the protein MNIPISIIMGSSSDWKTMKKAAEVLDKFGVAYEKKVVSAHRTPDLMFRHAEEARGRGIKVIIAGAGGAAHLPGMVAAKTTLPVIGVPVQSRALSGVDSLYSIVQMPGGVPVATMAIGEAGATNAALTALRILSIEDQTIAAQLADFAKEQEKIAEAMTDDLI; encoded by the coding sequence ATGAACATTCCAATTTCCATCATCATGGGGTCTAGTTCCGACTGGAAAACCATGAAAAAAGCAGCCGAAGTGCTGGACAAATTTGGTGTAGCCTATGAAAAGAAAGTGGTCTCTGCCCACCGCACACCAGACCTCATGTTCCGTCATGCCGAGGAAGCGCGTGGTCGTGGTATTAAGGTCATCATCGCAGGAGCGGGCGGTGCGGCTCATTTGCCAGGTATGGTGGCGGCTAAGACGACCTTGCCTGTTATCGGTGTTCCAGTCCAATCTCGTGCCCTCAGCGGTGTAGATTCCCTCTATTCTATCGTGCAGATGCCGGGTGGTGTGCCTGTTGCGACCATGGCGATTGGCGAAGCAGGTGCCACTAATGCAGCTCTGACAGCTCTCCGAATTCTCTCCATTGAAGACCAAACCATTGCAGCTCAGCTGGCAGATTTTGCCAAGGAACAGGAAAAAATTGCGGAGGCGATGACAGATGACCTCATCTAA
- a CDS encoding DpnD/PcfM family protein: protein MRVYEIVFTETLSKVVKIEARNREEALQVAHDMYMSEEIILDANDFQEYSYGLLK from the coding sequence ATGAGGGTATATGAAATTGTCTTTACTGAAACCTTATCAAAAGTAGTTAAGATTGAAGCGAGAAATCGTGAGGAGGCACTGCAAGTAGCTCACGATATGTATATGTCGGAAGAAATTATTCTAGATGCGAATGATTTTCAAGAATATAGCTATGGGCTGTTGAAGTAA
- the purD gene encoding phosphoribosylamine--glycine ligase — translation MKLLVVGSGGREHAIAKKLLESEQVEQVFVAPGNDGMTLDGIKLVNIGISEHSALINFAKENDIAWTFVGPDDALAAGIVDDFEQAGLKAFGPSRLAAELEWSKDFAKQIMVKYGIPTAAFGTFSNFEEAKAYIEEQGAPIVVKADGLALGKGVVVAETVEQAVEAAREMLLDNKFGDSGARVVIEEFLAGEEFSLFALVNGDQFYILPTAQDHKRAFDGDQGPNTGGMGAYAPVPHLPQNVVDTAVDTIVKPILDGMIAEGRSYLGVLYAGLILTDKGPKVIEFNARFGDPETQIILPRLTSDFAQNIDDILHKRPTQLTWLNSGVTLGVVVASNGYPLDYEKGVTLPAKTEGDMTTYYAGARFAENSRALLSNGGRVYMLVTTADTVQDAQEKIYSELKNQDTTGLFYRTDIGSKAVK, via the coding sequence ATGAAACTTTTGGTTGTTGGGTCTGGTGGTCGTGAACACGCTATCGCAAAGAAATTGTTAGAGTCTGAGCAGGTGGAACAGGTCTTTGTCGCTCCTGGAAATGATGGAATGACTTTAGATGGTATCAAGTTAGTCAATATCGGGATTTCCGAACATTCTGCTCTAATCAACTTTGCTAAAGAAAATGACATTGCCTGGACATTTGTTGGTCCAGACGATGCTCTGGCAGCAGGTATCGTTGATGATTTTGAACAGGCAGGGCTAAAAGCTTTTGGCCCTAGTCGTCTAGCCGCGGAGCTGGAGTGGTCAAAAGACTTTGCCAAGCAAATCATGGTCAAATACGGCATTCCAACAGCAGCCTTTGGCACATTTTCCAACTTCGAAGAAGCCAAAGCCTACATCGAAGAGCAGGGCGCACCAATCGTGGTCAAGGCGGACGGCTTGGCACTAGGCAAGGGTGTAGTCGTGGCGGAAACCGTCGAGCAGGCGGTCGAAGCGGCACGGGAGATGCTCTTGGACAACAAGTTCGGGGACTCAGGTGCCCGCGTAGTCATCGAGGAGTTCTTGGCGGGCGAGGAGTTTTCCCTCTTTGCCTTGGTCAACGGCGACCAGTTCTATATCCTGCCGACAGCCCAGGACCACAAGCGTGCCTTTGACGGCGACCAAGGTCCTAATACAGGCGGCATGGGGGCTTACGCTCCTGTTCCCCACCTGCCTCAAAACGTGGTGGACACAGCGGTTGACACCATTGTCAAGCCCATTCTGGACGGCATGATTGCGGAAGGGCGGTCTTATTTGGGCGTGCTCTATGCTGGTTTGATTCTGACCGACAAAGGTCCCAAGGTCATCGAGTTTAACGCCCGATTTGGCGACCCAGAAACCCAGATTATCCTGCCTCGTCTGACCTCTGACTTTGCTCAGAACATCGACGACATCCTCCACAAACGTCCGACACAGCTGACCTGGCTGAATAGCGGCGTGACGCTGGGTGTTGTCGTGGCCTCAAACGGCTATCCTCTGGACTACGAAAAAGGCGTGACCTTGCCAGCGAAGACTGAGGGCGACATGACGACCTACTATGCAGGGGCTCGTTTTGCGGAAAATAGCAGAGCACTGCTATCAAACGGCGGTCGGGTCTATATGCTGGTCACCACAGCAGACACCGTCCAAGATGCCCAGGAAAAAATTTACTCGGAGCTGAAAAATCAGGATACGACAGGCCTCTTTTATCGGACAGATATTGGAAGCAAGGCAGTAAAATAA
- a CDS encoding DpnI domain-containing protein — protein sequence MDLRFNMDLVSKYSSNSQKARVLTENWVNQNSYCPNCRQKPLIHFENNRPVADFFCVECSEEYELKSKKGNFSSIINDGAYESMIERVQADNNPNFFFLTYSKEFAVTNFLVLPKQFITVDTIIRRKPLAPTAKRAGWVGCNIDLSQVPSYGRIFLVKNGHVREPDLVSKEFSETLFIRKQSIATRGWLLEILKCLDQIEEKEFTLERFYQFENDLKQKFPNNKHVKDKIRQQLQILRDKGVIEFSARGRYRKL from the coding sequence TTGGATTTACGGTTTAATATGGATTTGGTTTCAAAGTACTCTAGCAATAGTCAGAAAGCAAGAGTTCTGACGGAGAATTGGGTAAACCAGAATAGTTACTGTCCGAATTGTAGGCAAAAGCCATTGATTCATTTTGAAAATAATAGACCAGTTGCTGATTTTTTCTGTGTTGAATGTTCAGAAGAGTATGAACTTAAAAGTAAAAAGGGGAATTTTTCTTCCATTATCAATGATGGTGCTTATGAAAGCATGATAGAGCGTGTTCAGGCAGATAATAATCCTAACTTTTTCTTTCTAACCTATTCAAAAGAGTTTGCAGTTACGAATTTTTTAGTTTTGCCTAAGCAGTTCATTACGGTAGATACAATTATCAGACGTAAACCACTTGCTCCTACTGCCAAGAGAGCAGGTTGGGTGGGCTGCAATATTGATTTATCACAGGTTCCATCATACGGTCGTATTTTTTTGGTGAAAAATGGCCATGTTAGAGAACCTGATCTTGTTTCTAAGGAATTTTCAGAAACATTGTTTATTCGAAAGCAAAGTATTGCAACGAGAGGCTGGTTGTTAGAGATTTTAAAATGTTTAGATCAAATTGAAGAAAAAGAGTTTACATTGGAAAGATTTTACCAATTTGAAAATGATTTGAAACAGAAATTTCCAAATAATAAACATGTCAAAGATAAAATTCGTCAACAGTTGCAAATTTTACGTGACAAAGGTGTAATAGAATTTTCAGCAAGGGGAAGGTACAGAAAGCTATAA
- a CDS encoding transporter, translating into MNLLLKNKLYNVLAVSRLLNSLGAHIYNLVFVIYAATQFRSTWAISVANIIMVLPTIFSFYMGIQADKTKKKANALFSAALVQTVLFFVMSFLLQSTTIGVFALVCVMNVITDLLSDYSSGLRLPIMQKNLKEDELMEAYSFFQFISCVSGIGGQALGLWLLSLSGNNFSIVAMLNACFFFISGILLYTHKKHLTHDEIEIASSQSIKQQLSDVIDGIKVVFETNASGNLLTTLSCILLMNALGGALGSIYTIYFLDKSLFGMTYGQSLLTINAILIVSMIVGSLTPNDYFAKLSLTKMMICNAMALTGVGVSHLLGLSEFVGVVFLAFSAYIGGKVNPKIDSLLLANTSPELLARTDTLLTMLFTLFLPVGTILFSTLATIHIHLTWGMFAFIGLLATILAVQSQLATEKSKLVSV; encoded by the coding sequence ATGAATTTACTATTAAAAAACAAACTGTATAATGTATTAGCTGTTTCACGTTTACTCAATTCATTGGGTGCACACATTTATAACCTTGTTTTCGTGATCTATGCAGCTACTCAATTTCGCTCAACATGGGCGATATCTGTCGCTAATATAATTATGGTTCTCCCTACAATTTTTTCATTTTATATGGGGATTCAAGCAGATAAGACTAAGAAAAAGGCAAACGCATTGTTTTCAGCAGCCCTTGTTCAGACTGTGTTATTCTTTGTTATGTCATTCTTACTTCAAAGTACAACGATTGGAGTATTTGCTCTTGTTTGTGTGATGAATGTAATAACTGATTTATTGTCTGATTATTCTTCAGGTTTGCGGTTACCGATTATGCAGAAGAACTTGAAAGAGGATGAACTTATGGAAGCTTATTCCTTCTTTCAATTCATTTCTTGTGTGAGTGGTATTGGTGGGCAGGCTTTAGGGTTATGGCTTCTATCATTGTCAGGTAATAATTTTAGTATTGTTGCGATGTTGAACGCTTGTTTCTTCTTTATTTCTGGAATTTTACTCTATACACATAAAAAACATTTGACGCATGATGAAATTGAAATAGCATCGTCACAATCCATCAAACAACAGTTAAGTGATGTGATTGATGGTATTAAGGTTGTTTTTGAAACCAATGCCTCTGGTAATCTTTTGACAACTTTAAGTTGTATTTTACTGATGAATGCCCTAGGTGGTGCACTTGGTTCTATCTATACTATCTATTTTCTAGATAAGAGCTTGTTTGGGATGACTTATGGTCAAAGCCTTCTGACTATTAATGCTATCTTAATTGTTAGTATGATTGTTGGGAGTTTGACACCAAATGATTACTTCGCAAAGTTATCTCTTACAAAAATGATGATTTGTAATGCGATGGCATTGACTGGAGTTGGTGTAAGTCATTTATTGGGACTAAGTGAGTTTGTAGGAGTAGTTTTTCTAGCATTTTCAGCCTATATCGGTGGAAAGGTCAATCCCAAAATTGATTCTCTATTACTAGCGAATACTTCGCCGGAACTACTAGCTCGAACAGATACTTTATTGACCATGTTATTTACGCTTTTTCTTCCTGTGGGAACCATTCTCTTTTCTACATTAGCTACTATACATATTCATTTGACTTGGGGGATGTTTGCTTTTATTGGATTGCTTGCAACTATCTTGGCAGTCCAATCTCAGCTAGCAACTGAAAAATCTAAACTTGTATCTGTATAG